TGTTGATTTTTGGATTGAATCATTCAGAGATGTCATCACATACGATAAGCGTTCTTCCACAGGAATATCACATAATACCAATGATGAAACTGCAGGGATTTTTGAAGTATCATCACAATTTTCATTGGAAACCACATCATTGTCTAAGGGTATTTGATTGTTATTTGACTGTACGATAGGAGTATTTGGAAAGACTCGTGCAGGTATTCTATCAAATATTTTAGGCCGGTTTTCATGTTGAGCACTCACTGTGTCTTCAAATGAATATGAGGGTGGATCATTCCATCCAGGCGTGTAAGCTAAACAAATGTTAAGTATGAATtggtatgaattataaaatatatattagttttcaTATAGATAATTGAGATGTGTgtgtaaagtaaataaaactgtgaactataaaattgtttcaaaatccacATAAAACagttaagaaaaattataatcatagacCACCTACCTACTAACTTATTGAAATtaagtaacttttttaatattttctttattctatgtatttatgaaagtaaaaaaaaatctaaataatgattgaattttcatttatttatcttCACCTACATATTTCTTAAATACAGAATGtctaataacaaatttatttaatatacccacataaaatattttaattttatcattttccacTTCTTTAGTTatgaatttgtaaaataaaaaagcattatattatatcaagctgaaaaaactaaattaataacaaaggCCTGAATTCAAATGTCCTAAACACTATCAAAAAATAATGGACTTAGCATTGAAATCTGGCCCAAGTAATAaagctattaaaatttaaaacagtataTTGATATACCCTAAAAATAcaccaatttaaattttatctcaaaaaaaataattcttaaggggattcgataccgtgattttctgttttcgtctaactcAAGcgttatatagtattttagacgtgttttttgccaaacataccaattgaagCGNNNNNNNNNNNNNNNNNNNNNNNNNNNNNNNNNNNNNNNNNNNNNNNNNNNNNNNNNNNNNNNNNNNNNNNNNNNNNNNNNNNNNNNNNNNNNNNNNNNNNNNNNNNNNNNNNNNNNNNNNNNNNNNNNNNNNNNNNNNNNNNNNNNNNNNNNNNNNNNNNNNNNNNNNNNNNNNNNNNNNNNNNNNNNNNNNNNNNNNNNNNNNNNNNNNNNNNNNNNNNNNNNNNNNNNNNNGTCTGGCAAAAAAcatgtctaaaatactatgtcgcgggtgtgttagacaaaaacagaaaatcacggtatcgattccccttaatattttttggaactCAATTGAACAATTTACTGGACAGAGatactatatagaaatataatatttcattcatATATGTCATGTGATTCCTTGTACATACTACTATACTAgcattgaatattttacaagtaAAACCAGAAAAACTTACGTTTATATCCTTCGCTCATTTTACAAGAATAGaacttgtataaattatatgaacaaCTTCAACGATAGTGTTATACGAATAAAATCAAATGTTCAAAAACCTAAATGAATAATCTACAATATAAGTGTtatatgatagaaaaaaaatattatgaaattataaaaaaaaaaaattagtacttATTAAATACAAGTCGGTAGTGTTACTGAACAGTTGTAAGGAGATTAGTGtattagaaagttgaaattacaataaattagtcATTAATTAGCTCTTTAAGCAAAAGCAATAAAATCacagaaactataataataaacaaatgaatTCATACAATATGCAAAAATTGTGAGTTATGAATATAGGGAGTTATGAAATAAGAAGTATTATCTGTGGTATTATGATCAACACGAACCGTGTTTTCGTCctagcacgatttaagataatatacaggATGCCGAACGAAGTGTGATAAGTGAAGTCCGAACCTTCTCACTGTTTGGCACATATTACATTACTCTATGGTTTGGCATGACAGCTAGCGCTTTATAGGAACTAACTTCATTATTCTCCcgtttaagaggatgtcagtgcactattcgttttctctatCTGGCCCACGCGCGACATAGACAAACATaggcatttacgcaaaatcattttttctatgcttttaagtaatcttagagtaaagtcgcctattacaaaaaagatagagaataatatttttgagggaatgacatatcgattttatattttattattatttgactttgtattccactttcaaaataaatagaaaaatgttgtaaatttaaatgatgtttaaattgttttgagatgatatttagacaaatctatATGggtatgtcattccctcaaaagtattattctctatcttttttctCATGGGTGACTtaactctaagattacttaaacacatagaaaaaatgattttgcgtaaatgcattttgtctatgtttcGTGtaagccagagagagaaaacaaatggtgcgctgacagcctcttaacaCAGAACAATCCTATAAAACGCTAGATGTCATCAacttatttgtatacatttaggAGTTTTTCCGATAAGATACTTATACAAACGATttgcaataatatttactataaaaaaatgtattaaccccttaaatagttaaatgataCAGATTTTTCTCAATTAAGAGAACATAGAGCTTATAATTTACCAATAAAGTACACAACAAAAACATTTGGGCAATCGTTTGTACTTTGTAGATTATTTAGGTCCAACCTATTTTAACCATATGTCAACtatatccaaaaaaaatattcatggtGGCGTAGTCAATGggaaaaaagtgggtaagttgatgtcgctctgctgtacagtagattacaagtgtgtcactgtataatatggatgacattaaatttgaattcaatgatataatatcattgtataagaaaaacggttctgagcggaaacggtatgtcagtctaggtataagacataatattatatagtctatagtattaaaaaaaattaacctataataggtacctataataaattccaaattaatcatatcacaatatctattaggtacttataacgcgttatacatcaacaacaaaccgtgatactatcatagatatataatagcatactttagaagtttcaagtatacccacgaataatattatacaatcacaacaaaataactaaaatagttattccaggttttcaattttgacctcccaaaagtaccaactagatccaatttgctacca
This is a stretch of genomic DNA from Acyrthosiphon pisum isolate AL4f chromosome A3, pea_aphid_22Mar2018_4r6ur, whole genome shotgun sequence. It encodes these proteins:
- the LOC100165713 gene encoding steroid receptor RNA activator 1 produces the protein MSEGYKPYTPGWNDPPSYSFEDTVSAQHENRPKIFDRIPARVFPNTPIVQSNNNQIPLDNDVVSNENCDDTSKIPAVSSLVLCDIPVEERLSYVMTSLNDSIQKSTLPDSKKVDISKRLSRLEISWKDSQFTDIVQQKTIALVKAIKINDYAEANRLQMALMVDHTRQCNTWIPAIRQLINQHT